A part of Parvimonas micra genomic DNA contains:
- a CDS encoding ribosomal-processing cysteine protease Prp: MTDIYIFKKKDLYYGFEMDGHADFSKENDILCASLSILSMNTPNSIEKICSIDSKDLNLEVRDGYLKMMIDIEKFDETKIRDIQTIIKTFEVGIISLKEVYNKYIEIYYKEV, translated from the coding sequence ATGACTGATATTTATATTTTTAAGAAAAAAGATTTATATTATGGATTTGAAATGGATGGACATGCTGATTTTAGTAAAGAGAATGATATTCTCTGTGCATCATTATCTATTTTATCTATGAATACACCTAATTCTATTGAAAAGATTTGTTCTATAGATTCTAAAGATTTGAATTTGGAAGTAAGAGACGGATATTTAAAGATGATGATAGATATTGAAAAATTTGATGAAACTAAAATTAGAGATATTCAAACGATAATAAAAACTTTTGAAGTTGGCATTATATCATTGAAAGAAGTATATAATAAATATATTGAGATTTATTATAAGGAGGTGTAG
- a CDS encoding M15 family metallopeptidase translates to MKKTKSRKVIFTISIFVLILSYFLFSLYTKNRNKKLEIEKSLPYNFENFTIPEVTDFSDILTNYAKTLEKTPIYDNSNLLKENGKIDKGKYLEVFGYKDGVSKIKHNDKFYFVKSKNIENVSKEKIFKVIKGILLVNTEYALPSDFNPQMDKFVEKQFELMKVDANREKITLDLYKGFISYEEQRELHKNAPKSDRDVIYSMYAMAGHNESQIGQSLDIIGKDEEKNLTEEFKETEEYKWLMKNAHKYGFILRYPENQEDKTNYRFEPWHFRYVGVENANKILKNKLTLEEFLRIK, encoded by the coding sequence TTGAAAAAAACAAAAAGTAGAAAAGTTATTTTTACAATATCAATTTTTGTATTAATTCTTTCTTATTTTTTATTTTCTTTGTATACTAAAAATAGGAATAAAAAATTGGAAATAGAAAAGAGTCTGCCTTACAATTTTGAAAATTTTACTATACCTGAGGTTACAGATTTTTCAGATATTTTGACTAATTATGCAAAAACTTTAGAAAAAACTCCTATTTATGATAATTCTAATCTTTTAAAAGAAAATGGAAAAATTGATAAAGGAAAGTATCTGGAAGTTTTTGGATATAAGGATGGAGTGAGCAAAATAAAGCATAATGATAAATTTTATTTTGTTAAGAGTAAAAATATTGAAAATGTATCTAAAGAAAAAATTTTTAAAGTCATAAAAGGAATACTTTTAGTAAATACTGAATATGCACTGCCAAGTGATTTTAATCCACAAATGGATAAATTCGTCGAGAAGCAATTTGAATTAATGAAAGTTGATGCAAATCGTGAAAAAATAACTTTAGATTTATATAAAGGCTTTATAAGTTATGAAGAGCAAAGAGAACTTCATAAGAATGCTCCAAAATCTGATAGAGATGTTATTTATTCAATGTATGCAATGGCAGGGCATAATGAGTCACAGATTGGACAAAGTTTGGATATAATTGGGAAAGATGAAGAAAAGAATTTAACTGAAGAATTTAAGGAGACTGAAGAATACAAATGGCTTATGAAAAATGCTCATAAATATGGTTTTATTCTTCGTTATCCTGAAAATCAAGAAGATAAAACCAATTATAGATTTGAACCTTGGCATTTTCGCTATGTTGGAGTTGAAAATGCAAATAAAATTTTAAAAAATAAGCTTACATTAGAAGAATTTTTAAGAATAAAATAG
- a CDS encoding PadR family transcriptional regulator, with the protein MGRQTNSGALTESVFYILLRLHNPAHGYALMKDIAEMTNNRVNLGAGTLYGALDTLQKKKWIRQLDNEPQDRKIEYIITETGKQFFELELIRLEELMNNARIVKEKNNENNS; encoded by the coding sequence ATGGGAAGACAAACAAATAGTGGAGCTTTGACAGAATCTGTTTTTTATATTTTACTTCGTCTTCATAATCCAGCTCATGGATATGCTTTGATGAAAGATATTGCGGAGATGACTAATAATAGAGTTAATCTTGGTGCAGGGACTCTCTATGGAGCATTAGATACTTTGCAAAAGAAAAAATGGATAAGGCAGTTGGATAATGAACCACAGGATAGAAAGATTGAGTACATCATTACTGAAACAGGGAAGCAATTTTTTGAGTTAGAACTTATTCGTTTAGAAGAATTAATGAACAATGCAAGAATAGTAAAGGAGAAAAACAATGAAAACAACAGTTAA
- a CDS encoding acetate kinase — protein MKILVINCGSSSLKYQLFDMTDESVLCKGLVERIGIEGSKLTHKVGSEKLVVEEAMKDHTAAIKHVFDALVHEKFGVVKSLDEVNAIGHRVLHGGDKLTASTIIDENVKAKVREFIKFGPLHNPANLMGIEACESLVPGKQNVAVFDTAFHQTMPARTFMYAIPYEYYEDYRLRKFGFHGTSHRYVTLRTAELLKTDKKNLNIITVHLGNGSSIAAVKNGECYDTTMGLTPLEGLVMGTRSGDLDPTVMTFLMNEKGYSADEMNQILNKKSGVLGVSGLSSDFRDLEEAAEKGNERAQLALDMFITRVRRYVGGFMAELGHVDAISFAGGIGENSASMRKLILENMEEYGIIIDDAKNDTREEAVISADNSRVKVLVVPTNEELMIARDTMNLVK, from the coding sequence ATGAAAATTTTAGTAATTAACTGTGGAAGTTCATCTTTAAAATATCAATTATTTGATATGACTGATGAAAGTGTATTATGTAAAGGATTAGTTGAGAGAATTGGAATTGAAGGTTCAAAATTAACTCACAAAGTTGGAAGTGAAAAATTAGTTGTTGAAGAAGCTATGAAAGACCATACAGCAGCTATCAAACATGTATTTGATGCTTTAGTTCATGAAAAATTCGGAGTTGTTAAGAGTTTGGATGAAGTTAATGCAATTGGACATAGAGTACTTCATGGTGGAGATAAATTAACAGCATCAACTATTATTGATGAAAATGTAAAAGCAAAAGTTAGAGAATTTATTAAATTTGGACCATTACATAACCCAGCAAACTTAATGGGTATTGAAGCATGTGAAAGCTTAGTTCCTGGAAAACAAAATGTTGCAGTATTCGATACAGCATTCCATCAAACTATGCCTGCAAGAACATTTATGTATGCGATTCCTTATGAATACTATGAAGATTATAGACTTAGAAAATTCGGTTTCCATGGAACAAGTCATAGATATGTAACTTTAAGAACAGCTGAATTGTTAAAGACAGATAAGAAAAACTTAAATATTATTACTGTTCACTTAGGAAATGGATCATCAATCGCTGCAGTTAAAAACGGAGAATGTTATGATACAACAATGGGATTAACTCCGTTAGAAGGACTTGTAATGGGAACAAGAAGTGGAGATTTAGATCCTACAGTTATGACATTCTTAATGAATGAAAAAGGATATTCAGCTGATGAAATGAATCAAATTTTAAATAAAAAATCCGGAGTTCTTGGAGTTTCAGGATTAAGCTCAGACTTTAGAGATTTAGAAGAAGCAGCTGAAAAAGGAAATGAAAGAGCACAACTTGCTTTAGATATGTTTATCACAAGAGTAAGAAGATATGTTGGTGGATTTATGGCTGAATTAGGTCACGTAGATGCTATTTCATTTGCCGGTGGTATTGGAGAAAATTCAGCTTCAATGCGTAAATTAATATTAGAAAATATGGAAGAATATGGAATTATTATTGATGATGCTAAAAATGATACAAGAGAAGAAGCTGTTATTTCAGCTGATAATTCAAGAGTAAAAGTCCTAGTAGTTCCTACAAATGAAGAATTAATGATTGCAAGAGATACTATGAATTTAGTAAAATAA
- a CDS encoding FecCD family ABC transporter permease has translation MVDKKVRIKFLFLVVFLVLAFIFSFSIGRYPIKFFDVIKVITDRFFYGIVNNSPASTVIWNIRIPRVLCAILVGAGISTSGALYQGLLKNPMVSPDILGTTQAAAFGSAFGILMYFNFFEITVLSFSLGVISVFVTYNLSKIFRSDRILGLILTGMMIGSLFSSLISFVKLVADTENQLPSITYWLMGSFASVKMIDFKFIFFPIVIGLIVSNLYKIEINIFTMGEEEAKTLGLNTDKIRFIIIFFATLMTASSVAVTGIIGWIGLVIPHFSRLIFGDDYKFVIPASGLLGASFLLVVDILCRNITTSEIPIGIITSFIGAPIFLYLIYKKGRDYDRG, from the coding sequence ATGGTTGATAAAAAAGTAAGAATAAAGTTCTTATTTTTAGTGGTTTTTTTAGTTTTAGCTTTTATTTTTTCTTTTAGTATTGGTCGATATCCAATTAAATTTTTCGATGTAATAAAAGTGATAACAGATAGATTTTTTTATGGAATAGTTAATAATTCACCTGCAAGCACGGTGATTTGGAATATAAGGATTCCTCGTGTTTTATGTGCAATTTTAGTAGGAGCAGGAATTTCTACAAGTGGAGCCTTATATCAAGGACTTTTAAAAAATCCTATGGTTAGTCCTGACATTTTAGGAACAACTCAAGCTGCTGCATTTGGCAGTGCATTTGGAATACTTATGTATTTTAATTTTTTTGAAATAACAGTTTTGTCTTTTAGTTTAGGTGTAATTTCAGTTTTTGTAACTTATAATTTAAGTAAAATTTTTAGAAGTGATAGAATTTTAGGACTTATTTTAACTGGAATGATGATAGGAAGTTTGTTTTCTTCCTTAATATCTTTTGTAAAACTCGTTGCAGATACGGAAAATCAGCTTCCAAGCATAACATATTGGCTTATGGGATCTTTTGCTTCTGTAAAAATGATTGATTTTAAATTTATATTTTTTCCAATTGTAATTGGTCTTATAGTTTCCAATTTATATAAAATAGAGATAAATATTTTTACAATGGGAGAAGAAGAGGCTAAAACCCTTGGACTTAATACTGACAAAATAAGATTTATTATAATATTTTTTGCAACATTAATGACTGCTTCAAGTGTTGCGGTTACAGGTATAATAGGTTGGATTGGACTTGTAATACCACATTTTTCAAGACTTATTTTTGGAGATGATTATAAATTTGTAATTCCTGCATCTGGACTTTTAGGAGCTAGTTTTTTACTTGTTGTAGATATTTTATGCAGAAATATTACAACATCTGAAATTCCAATTGGAATAATTACTTCTTTTATTGGAGCACCGATATTCTTGTATTTGATTTATAAAAAAGGTAGAGATTATGATAGAGGTTAA
- a CDS encoding transglycosylase domain-containing protein, which yields MSEKKIKNRQLKNKNDKKSFLRPILKILSITILTILMLGAGITGIFATAFVDVMKDAPVVDTSNINELMIQSSKILDRDGNMIEKIENLENRTIIKLKDVPEHLINAFISIEDERFYSHKGVDPIGIAKSLFDTARGRLRGGSTIAQQLARNLYLSNEKKIERKLKEAYLAIKITDSIKREGVLEAYLNRVFLGQHSYGVQSASQGYFSKDVKDLTIAESALLAAIVQSPSNYSLYKTIKPENVNDESSVIKDLNINGQVYKAVYNPRVLDRQKYVLKKMYQLKKITKEEYENALNEDVFAAIKPNKGFEREVSTYFTEYVKYQVAEKLMKKYNYTKDEAWNKIYNGGLTIHSTMDQTIQKNIEKLYSDFANVMKAPKRGNPAFASFKRDRSNNITDAKGKTILYKKSNILDEDNNIIIPKGEFSINEDKSLEIKSSRVSMFQNVLSIASFYTVNNQNNLVTHGIGNFQIPEENLTVENEKTFKISASFFETYKDFYSIKENGSLALNSKYFQIDEQGVVQPQSSSVVIDHTNGELIAIVGGRETTGHPLNRAYRIPRQPGSTMKPLGVYTPALDNGYTAATGIEDAPHYNDKHELWPKNWYNGYRGLQTLRESIVQSINVNAVKTLEKIGLEKSKEYLKRFGLINEENELDDTYVSRSENVDYNDENLSSMALGGMTRGMTNLKMTAAYAAIANDGKYREPISFTKVVDSTGKVILEPDQKQREVTSKENAFIMRDILKGVPNVMAPGAKHPTIEVAGKTGTTSDIRDSWFIGFTPYYTIGTWIGFDNQNIELNKNDSMAATLWGKVNKIVLEGKPAKKFDPPSENIIQKYVSIRSGLLLPSGSGGGIYEYFVKGTEPTKYEQLYFIYYKIDKRNGKLANTSTAQQYIENKKFYIKPSAYKEGKTNYAPGDFITPPPTEVSEIIDNDNSQNPTQDNNSNNNPNTNNNNNNNNNNNNNNGNTNDNNNE from the coding sequence ATGTCAGAGAAAAAAATAAAAAATAGACAACTTAAAAATAAAAATGATAAAAAAAGTTTTCTAAGACCGATTTTAAAAATTTTAAGTATTACTATATTGACAATTCTTATGCTTGGTGCCGGAATTACCGGAATTTTTGCAACCGCATTTGTAGATGTTATGAAAGACGCTCCGGTTGTTGATACATCAAATATAAATGAACTTATGATTCAATCATCAAAAATATTAGATAGAGATGGAAATATGATTGAAAAAATAGAAAATTTAGAAAATAGAACTATAATAAAATTAAAAGATGTTCCTGAACATTTAATAAATGCCTTTATTTCTATTGAGGATGAGAGATTTTATTCACATAAGGGAGTTGATCCTATTGGGATAGCAAAAAGTCTTTTTGATACAGCAAGAGGTAGGCTTAGAGGTGGTTCAACTATTGCTCAACAATTGGCAAGGAACCTATATCTTTCAAATGAAAAGAAAATAGAAAGAAAGCTAAAAGAGGCATACCTTGCAATAAAAATTACGGACAGTATAAAAAGAGAAGGTGTTCTTGAGGCATATTTAAATAGAGTTTTCTTAGGTCAACATTCCTATGGAGTTCAATCAGCAAGTCAAGGATATTTTTCTAAAGATGTAAAAGATTTGACTATTGCAGAGTCTGCACTTCTTGCAGCTATTGTCCAAAGTCCTTCAAATTATTCTCTATATAAGACTATAAAACCAGAAAATGTAAATGATGAATCTTCTGTTATAAAAGATTTGAATATCAATGGTCAAGTTTACAAAGCTGTATATAATCCTAGAGTTTTAGATAGACAAAAATATGTTTTGAAAAAAATGTATCAACTTAAAAAAATAACTAAAGAAGAATACGAAAATGCATTAAATGAAGATGTATTTGCAGCTATAAAACCTAATAAAGGATTTGAAAGAGAAGTTTCAACTTATTTTACTGAATATGTAAAATATCAAGTAGCTGAAAAATTAATGAAGAAGTATAATTATACAAAAGACGAAGCCTGGAATAAAATTTATAATGGTGGTTTGACTATTCATTCTACAATGGATCAAACTATTCAGAAAAATATAGAAAAGCTCTATAGTGATTTTGCTAATGTTATGAAAGCTCCAAAGAGAGGCAATCCGGCATTTGCATCTTTTAAAAGAGATAGATCAAATAATATAACGGATGCAAAAGGAAAGACTATACTATACAAAAAATCTAATATTTTAGACGAAGATAATAATATTATAATTCCAAAAGGAGAGTTTTCTATAAATGAAGATAAATCATTAGAAATAAAAAGCTCCAGAGTTTCAATGTTTCAAAATGTATTATCTATAGCAAGTTTTTATACAGTTAATAATCAAAATAATCTAGTTACTCATGGAATTGGAAACTTTCAAATTCCTGAAGAAAATCTAACTGTAGAAAATGAAAAAACTTTTAAAATTTCTGCAAGTTTCTTCGAAACTTATAAAGATTTTTACAGTATAAAGGAAAATGGAAGTTTAGCTTTAAATTCAAAATATTTCCAAATAGATGAGCAAGGTGTCGTACAACCTCAATCATCTTCTGTTGTAATTGACCATACTAACGGAGAATTAATTGCAATAGTTGGAGGTAGAGAGACAACAGGTCATCCTTTAAATAGGGCTTATAGAATTCCAAGACAACCGGGTTCTACAATGAAACCTTTAGGTGTTTATACTCCTGCACTGGATAATGGATATACCGCAGCTACCGGTATAGAAGATGCTCCACATTATAATGACAAACACGAACTTTGGCCAAAAAACTGGTACAATGGATATCGAGGTTTACAAACACTAAGAGAAAGTATCGTTCAATCTATAAATGTTAATGCAGTTAAAACACTAGAAAAAATCGGTCTTGAAAAATCAAAAGAATATTTAAAAAGATTTGGTTTAATAAATGAAGAAAATGAGCTAGATGATACTTATGTTTCAAGATCAGAAAATGTAGATTATAATGATGAAAACTTATCAAGTATGGCTTTAGGTGGTATGACAAGAGGTATGACCAACTTAAAAATGACAGCAGCTTATGCTGCGATAGCAAATGATGGAAAATACCGTGAACCTATTTCATTTACAAAAGTAGTAGATTCAACAGGAAAAGTTATTTTAGAACCGGATCAAAAACAAAGAGAAGTTACTTCTAAAGAAAATGCTTTTATTATGAGGGATATTTTAAAAGGTGTACCAAATGTTATGGCTCCCGGAGCAAAACACCCAACAATAGAAGTTGCAGGTAAAACAGGTACAACAAGTGATATTAGAGACTCTTGGTTTATTGGATTTACACCATATTATACAATTGGAACCTGGATTGGATTTGATAATCAAAATATAGAACTTAATAAAAATGATTCTATGGCTGCTACTCTTTGGGGAAAAGTCAATAAAATAGTTCTAGAAGGAAAACCGGCTAAGAAATTCGATCCGCCATCTGAAAATATAATACAAAAATATGTTTCAATTAGATCCGGACTATTATTACCGTCAGGATCGGGAGGCGGAATATATGAATACTTTGTAAAAGGTACTGAGCCTACAAAATATGAACAATTATATTTTATATATTACAAAATTGATAAAAGAAATGGAAAATTGGCAAATACTTCAACAGCACAACAATATATAGAAAATAAAAAATTTTATATAAAACCAAGTGCTTATAAAGAAGGAAAAACCAATTATGCGCCTGGAGATTTTATCACTCCACCTCCTACAGAAGTATCTGAAATAATAGATAATGACAATTCACAAAATCCAACGCAAGATAATAATTCAAATAATAATCCAAATACGAATAACAACAATAACAATAACAACAACAATAATAATAATAACGGAAATACCAATGACAACAATAATGAATAA
- the plsY gene encoding glycerol-3-phosphate 1-O-acyltransferase PlsY has product MFKFIICIAIAYLLGNISGGMIFGKLLFNKDIRDYGSKNAGTTNALRVFGIKAGVLTFIIDVLKSILACFIGMKLLGLNGVLLAGIFVVLGHNWPVFLNFKGGKGIASSFGFIMFLDYKIAIVAILIFVTIVILSKYISLASMLTTTLVLPISYIFFVYRNFYVLSTFFLLASLSIYRHKSNIVRLINGNENKIKIKK; this is encoded by the coding sequence ATGTTTAAATTTATCATTTGCATAGCTATTGCATATCTTTTAGGTAATATTTCAGGTGGTATGATTTTTGGAAAACTATTGTTTAATAAAGATATAAGAGATTATGGAAGTAAAAATGCGGGAACGACAAATGCATTAAGAGTCTTTGGAATTAAGGCAGGAGTTTTAACATTTATTATCGATGTTTTAAAATCAATTTTAGCTTGTTTTATTGGAATGAAGCTCTTGGGATTAAATGGCGTGTTATTAGCCGGTATATTTGTAGTTTTAGGACATAATTGGCCTGTATTTTTAAATTTTAAAGGTGGAAAGGGGATTGCATCATCTTTCGGCTTTATAATGTTTTTGGACTATAAAATTGCAATTGTAGCGATTTTAATATTTGTAACGATAGTTATACTTAGTAAATACATTTCATTGGCATCAATGCTTACAACAACTTTAGTTTTACCAATATCATATATATTTTTTGTATATAGAAATTTTTACGTTTTATCAACATTTTTTCTTTTAGCAAGTTTAAGTATATATAGACATAAGAGTAATATTGTAAGACTCATAAATGGCAATGAAAATAAAATTAAAATAAAAAAATAA
- the der gene encoding ribosome biogenesis GTPase Der — protein MERPLVCVVGRPNVGKSTLFNKLINKRIAITEDTPGVTRDRLYQDAEWQNKHFILCDTGGLEPNSDDIILQKIKAQADVAMENADVILFVVDGKSGLMDEDREISNYLRRTKKPVVLAVNKVDTHKMPAEVYEFYELGFENLNIISATQGFGLGDLLDEIIKEFPENKYTGEEDEVTKIALIGKPNVGKSSLMNRILGEERMIVSDIAGTTRDSIDSRVEIDGKTYIFTDTAGLRRKRNITENLERYSVVRTLNAVERSDIAILLIDATEGVTEQDTKVIGFAKEQNKALIIAVNKWDLIVKDNKTYKAFEDDIRTKLSFVPYAQLVFISVKTGQRIDKLFEAIKIADENYSTRISTGILNDIINDAVVHNSPPTDKGQRLKIFYASQVSVRPPKFVIFVNKVELMHFSYLRYLENQIRKNFSFTSSPIVFELRARGEENV, from the coding sequence ATGGAAAGACCTTTAGTTTGTGTAGTTGGACGACCAAATGTTGGCAAGTCAACACTTTTTAATAAACTTATAAATAAAAGAATAGCTATTACTGAAGATACTCCGGGTGTTACAAGAGATAGATTATATCAAGATGCCGAATGGCAAAATAAACATTTTATACTTTGTGATACAGGAGGTTTAGAGCCTAATAGTGATGATATAATTTTACAAAAGATTAAAGCTCAAGCTGACGTCGCAATGGAAAATGCAGATGTAATTTTATTTGTAGTTGATGGAAAAAGTGGCTTAATGGATGAAGATAGAGAAATTTCAAACTATTTAAGAAGAACCAAAAAGCCAGTTGTTTTAGCTGTAAATAAAGTTGATACTCATAAAATGCCTGCAGAAGTTTATGAGTTTTACGAACTTGGTTTTGAAAATTTGAATATTATTTCAGCAACTCAAGGTTTCGGACTTGGAGATTTGCTTGATGAAATTATAAAAGAATTTCCTGAAAATAAATATACAGGGGAAGAAGATGAAGTAACAAAAATTGCATTAATTGGGAAACCTAATGTAGGTAAGAGCTCTTTAATGAATAGAATTCTTGGAGAAGAAAGAATGATTGTTTCCGATATTGCTGGAACTACTAGAGATTCTATTGATTCAAGAGTTGAAATAGACGGAAAAACTTATATTTTTACCGATACTGCAGGGCTTAGAAGAAAAAGGAATATAACTGAAAATTTGGAAAGATATAGTGTAGTAAGAACTTTAAATGCTGTTGAAAGATCGGATATTGCAATTCTTTTAATTGATGCTACAGAAGGTGTTACAGAACAGGATACAAAAGTAATAGGTTTTGCTAAAGAGCAAAATAAGGCTTTAATCATTGCGGTTAATAAATGGGATTTAATCGTTAAAGACAATAAAACTTATAAAGCTTTTGAAGATGATATAAGAACTAAATTAAGTTTCGTTCCTTATGCTCAACTTGTTTTTATTTCAGTTAAAACAGGACAAAGAATTGATAAATTGTTTGAGGCAATCAAAATTGCAGATGAAAATTATAGTACTAGAATTTCAACAGGAATTTTAAATGATATTATAAATGATGCAGTTGTTCATAATTCGCCACCTACTGATAAAGGACAAAGACTTAAAATTTTCTATGCAAGTCAAGTTTCAGTAAGACCACCGAAATTTGTAATATTTGTTAATAAAGTGGAGTTGATGCATTTTTCTTATTTGAGATATTTAGAAAATCAAATAAGAAAGAATTTTTCTTTTACTTCTTCTCCTATAGTTTTTGAACTTAGAGCAAGAGGAGAAGAAAATGTTTAA
- the rplU gene encoding 50S ribosomal protein L21: MYAIIETGGKQYQVEEGQSIFVEKLNVEEGSKVSFDKVLLVSKDGDIKVGSPLVEGAKVEGTVERHGRGKKVIIFKFKAKKNYRKKKGHRQPFTKVKIESIAF; this comes from the coding sequence ATGTACGCAATAATTGAAACTGGTGGTAAACAATACCAAGTTGAAGAAGGACAAAGCATTTTTGTTGAAAAATTAAATGTTGAAGAAGGTTCTAAAGTATCTTTCGATAAAGTTCTTTTAGTTTCTAAAGATGGAGATATTAAAGTTGGTTCTCCGTTAGTTGAAGGAGCTAAGGTTGAAGGAACTGTTGAAAGACATGGAAGAGGAAAGAAAGTTATAATTTTTAAGTTCAAAGCTAAGAAAAATTATAGAAAGAAAAAAGGACATCGTCAACCATTTACAAAAGTTAAGATTGAAAGTATTGCATTTTAA
- the rpmA gene encoding 50S ribosomal protein L27: MLKINLQLFSSKKGLGSTKNGRDSRAKRLGTKRGDGQFVLAGNILVRQRGTKIHPGVNVGKGGDDTLFAKVSGVVRFERKGRDKKQVSIYPV, translated from the coding sequence ATGTTAAAAATTAATTTACAACTTTTTTCTAGTAAAAAAGGTTTAGGTAGTACTAAGAACGGTCGTGATAGTAGAGCTAAAAGATTAGGTACTAAAAGAGGGGATGGACAATTCGTTCTTGCAGGAAATATTTTAGTTAGACAACGTGGAACAAAAATACACCCAGGAGTAAATGTTGGTAAGGGTGGAGATGATACACTTTTTGCTAAAGTTTCTGGTGTTGTAAGATTTGAAAGAAAAGGTAGAGATAAAAAACAAGTTTCTATTTATCCAGTATAA
- a CDS encoding DUF2812 domain-containing protein: protein MKTTVKKTFLDICKEEEWLNEQGESGLMLIGYSNGNYEFEDVSPAKYQYKIDIPNYRGNKKKEYLNFLEQSGITIVAEYAGRVYMRKNKANGPLELYTDSNEINKQVRKKFSMFISIGVSQFAFGIMLLISMLKYIKEKNAPFWITAIFGSCFVICGIVFFIMGILKQRKNTIKKEKVDIFEE, encoded by the coding sequence ATGAAAACAACAGTTAAAAAGACTTTTTTGGATATTTGTAAAGAAGAAGAATGGTTAAATGAACAAGGTGAAAGTGGACTTATGTTAATAGGATATAGCAATGGAAATTATGAGTTTGAAGATGTTTCACCCGCTAAGTATCAATATAAAATTGATATTCCAAACTATCGTGGAAATAAGAAAAAAGAGTATCTTAATTTTTTAGAACAAAGTGGAATTACTATCGTTGCAGAATACGCTGGAAGAGTATATATGCGAAAAAATAAAGCTAATGGACCATTGGAATTATATACAGATAGTAACGAGATTAATAAGCAAGTTAGGAAAAAATTTTCAATGTTTATTTCTATTGGAGTTTCACAATTTGCTTTTGGAATTATGTTACTAATTTCGATGTTAAAATATATTAAAGAAAAAAATGCACCATTTTGGATAACTGCGATTTTTGGATCATGTTTTGTAATTTGTGGAATAGTGTTTTTTATCATGGGAATTCTTAAGCAAAGAAAAAACACTATTAAAAAGGAAAAAGTTGATATTTTCGAAGAATAA
- the rpmF gene encoding 50S ribosomal protein L32 gives MAVPKRKTSKARRDKRRASSYRLPKVALVRDPETNELVVPHRVNPDTGMYKGRKVLDVE, from the coding sequence ATGGCAGTACCTAAGAGAAAAACTTCAAAAGCAAGAAGAGATAAGAGAAGAGCATCTTCATATAGACTACCTAAAGTAGCTCTAGTTAGAGATCCTGAAACTAATGAATTGGTTGTACCTCACAGAGTTAATCCTGACACAGGAATGTATAAAGGAAGAAAAGTATTAGATGTTGAATAA